One genomic region from Vitis riparia cultivar Riparia Gloire de Montpellier isolate 1030 chromosome 17, EGFV_Vit.rip_1.0, whole genome shotgun sequence encodes:
- the LOC117904802 gene encoding signal recognition particle subunit SRP68, whose product MGKENQVSDMQIDDQKSNSDHANPKFSINVLQLLKSAQMQHGLRHGDYTRYRRYCTARLRRLYKSLKFTHGRGKYTRRSITESTVTEVRFLHLILYTAERAWSHAMEKRQLPDGPNARQRIYLIGRLRKAVKWATLFSQLCAIKGDSKTSLEAEAYASYMKGTLLFEQDQNWDTALKLFKSSRAVYEELGKYGDLENQVLCRERVEELEPSIRYCLHKIGASNSLTPELLHMEGPALDLFRAKLEAVMAEARSQQAASMTEFHWLGHRFPISNAKTRVSILKAQDLEKDLHGPAADSLPAEKKLAIFDKIFTAYHEARSSIRNDLVTAGSAGNMKDDLNGLDKAVSAVLGERTIERNQLLIRIAKSKLTKQEKNEKATKPEELVRLYDLLLQNVADLSDLVSSGRDRKPEEVSFTEECALKSLAFRAERCFYLAKSYSLAGKRTEAYALYSHARSRADDALQKLQASSNNDQTLIKGLKMLYNDCRSNSCIEHATVIMEEEKAPENLSQKISNISLAGAHKKVETSLIEKLDVYESAVGASNVKSVPRIEAFPPAFQTIPRNPIVLDIAYNFVDFPSLENRMKKDKKGFISRLWR is encoded by the exons ATGGGGAAAGAAAACCAAGTGTCTGATATGCAAATCGACGATCAAAAATCGAATTCTGATCATGCCAACCCCAAATTCTCAATcaatg TGCTGCAGCTCTTGAAGTCTGCGCAAATGCAGCATGGATTACGACATGGTGATTACACGCGCTACCG GAGGTATTGCACTGCTCGATTGAGGCGGTTGTACAAGTCTCTGAAATTTACTCATGGTCGTGGTAAATACACCCGAAGATCCATTACCGAATCTACTGTGACAGAAGTGAG GTTTCTGCATCTCATTCTATATACAGCAGAAAGAGCTTGGAGTCATGCCATGGAGAAAAGACAGCTTCCAGATGGTCCAAATGCACGCCAACGGATCTACCTGATTGGTAGGCTGAGGAAGGCAGTAAAATGGGCTACTCTATTTTCACAATTGTGTGCAATTAAGGGAGATTCCAAAACATCTTTAGAAGCTGAG GCCTATGCCTCCTATATGAAAGGGACTTTGTTGTTTGAACAAGACCAGAATTGGGATACAGCACTAAAACTTTTTAAGAGTTCCAG AGCTGTCTATGAGGAACTTGGGAAATACGGAGACCTGGAGAATCAAGTTTTGTGCCGTGAACGTGTTGAGGAGCTAGAACCAAGTATTCGATATTGCCTCCACAAAATAGGTGCATCAAATTCACTAACTCCTGAACTCCTACACATGGAAGGGCCTGCACTGGATCTTTTCAGAGCTAAATTGGAG GCTGTTATGGCAGAGGCAAGGTCTCAACAGGCTGCATCTATGACAGAGTTTCATTGGCTTGGTCACAGATTTCCAATTTCTAATGCGAAAACTCGGGTTTCCATTTTGAAAG CTCAAGATTTGGAGAAAGATCTTCATGGTCCAGCAGCAGACTCACTTCCAGCAGAGAAAAAACTTGccatttttgacaaaatttttaCTGCATATCATGAGGCCAGGAGTTCCATCCGCAATGACTTG GTCACTGCAGGCAGTGCTGGAAACATGAAAGATGACTTAAATGGCCTTGATAAGGCTGTTAGTGCTGTCTTAGGTGAAAGAACCATTGAACGGAACCAGTTGTTGATTCGCATTGCTAAAAGTAAACTCactaagcaagaaaaaaatgagaaagcgACAAAGCCTGAAGAGCTTGTTCGGTTGTATGATCTTTTATTACAG AATGTTGCTGATCTCTCTGATTTAGTTAGTTCTGGAAGAGACAGAAAACCAGAAGAAGTGTCATTTACTGAGGAGTGTGCTCTTAAAAGTTTGGCTTTCCGAGCAGAAAG GTGCTTTTACTTGGCAAAGTCATACAGTTTGGCTGGAAAGAGGACAGAAGCATATGCATTATATAGCCATGCCCGCTCTCGTGCAGATGATGCCCTGCAAAAACTTCAAGCTTCAAGTAACAATGATCAG ACTCTGATCAAGGGGTTGAAGATGTTATATAATGACTGTAGATCAAACAGTTGTATAGAGCATGCCACGGTGAttatggaggaggagaaggcTCCAGAGAATCTCTCACagaaaatttctaatatatcaTTGGCTGGAGCTCACAAAAAG GTGGAGACGTCTCTGATTGAGAAACTGGATGTCTACGAGTCGGCGGTGGGTGCATCAAACGTGAAAAGTGTTCCTCGCATTGAAGCCTTCCCACCAGCCTTCCAAACGATCCCTCGCAACCCCATTGTTTTGGACATTGCCTACAATTTTGTTGATTTCCCATCCCTAGAAAACAGGATGAAGAAAGACAAGAAGGGCTTCATTAGTCGGCTTTGGCGATGA
- the LOC117904915 gene encoding probable alpha-mannosidase At5g13980, which translates to MAAHPLSLLLILLLAVLLPCGDSKFIAYNTSHGVVPGKLNVHLVPHSHDDVGWLKTIDQYYVGSNNSIQGACVENVLDSLVTALLSNPDRKFIYVEQAFFQRWWRDQSEIIQGLVRKFISSGQLELINGGMCMHDEATSHYIDMIDQTTLGHRFIKNEFNLTPRIGWQIDPFGHSAVQAYLLGAEVGFDSIFFARIDYQDRAKRKDEKSLEVIWQGSRTFGSSSQIFAGAFPENYEPPPGGFYYEVNDDSPIVQDNIKLFDYNVPDRVNAFVEAAIAQANITRTNHIMWTMGTDFKYQYANSWFRQMDKLIHYVNLDGRVNALYSTPSIYTDAKHAASESWPLKTDDYFPYADRINAYWTGYFTSRAGLKGYVRMMSSYYLAARQLEFFKGRNESGPTTDSLADALAIVQHHDAVTGTEKQHVSDDYAKRLSIGYKEAEEVVAASISCITGSDCGSSITKFEQCPLLNISYCPPSEIDLSQGKNLVVVVYNSLGWKREDVVRIPVLSENVVVRDSSGKEIESQILPLANAYVGIRNYYVMAHLGKIPAVTPQYWLAFSASVPPLGLSTYFISKANRKASPSMQTLFKATGSANDTIAVGPGNLKLIYSKNEGKLIGYINTRSRINASMEQSYRYYTGNDGSADKKVIPQASGAYVFRPNGSYPIKSEEQGAFTVLRGPVLDEVHQRINSWISQITRVYKGKEHAEVEFTIGPIPIDDGQGKEVVTDITTTMKSNKTFYTDSSGRDFIERIRDYRKDWHLEVNQPVAGNYYPLNLGIFMKDDSTELSMLVDRAVGGSSIVDGQLELMLHRRLVHDDSRGVAEALNETVCAFDKCTGLTVQGKFFLRIDPLGEGAKWRRSFGQEIYSPFLLAFTEQDGKEWTSPRVSTFSGLDPSYSLPDNVAMITLQELEDGKVLLRLAHLYEVGEDKDLSVMASVELKKLFPNKKISSAEEMSLSANQGRAEMEKKRLVWKAEGSPQGAKAARGGAVDPAGLVVELGPMEIRTFVISFL; encoded by the exons ATGGCTGCACATCCACTGTCTCTGCTGCTGATTCTGTTACTGGCTGTTCTTCTTCCATGTGGGGATTCCAAGTTCATTGCCTACAACACGTCCCATGGCGTTGTTCCAGGGAAGCTCAACGTCCATCTGGTTCCTCACAGCCACGATGATGTGGGTTGGTTGAAGACTATTGATCAGTACTACGTTGGCTCCAACAACTCCATCCAAGGGGCCTGTGTGGAGAATGTGCTTGATTCTCTCGTCACTGCCTTGCTCTCTAACCCCGACCGCAAATTCATCTACGTTGAGCAG GCGTTTTTCCAGCGGTGGTGGAGAGACCAGAGCGAGATAATCCAGGGTCTGGTTAGAAAGTTTATCAGCTCTGGTCAGCTAGAGCTCAT AAATGGGGGTATGTGTATGCATGATGAGGCCACCTCGCATTACATCGACATGATCGATCAGACAACTCTTGGGCACCGGTTTATCAAGAATGAATTCAACCTCACCCCCAGAATTGGCTGGCAAATCGACCCCTTTGGCCATTCTGCAGTTCAGGCCTACCTGTTGGGGGCAGAG GTTGGGTTCGACTCCATTTTCTTTGCTCGAATCGACTACCAAGATCGAGCTAAGCGAAAGGATGAGAAGAGCCTCGAGGTTATCTGGCAGGGGTCCAGGACTTTTGGCTCCTCCTCACAG ATTTTTGCTGGTGCATTCCCGGAGAATTACGAACCACCCCCTGGTGGTTTCTACTATGAAGTTAATGATGATTCCCCTATTGTCCAG GACAACATCAAGTTGTTCGACTACAATGTCCCTGATCGAGTTAACGCTTTTGTAGAAGCTGCAATAGCACAA GCTAACATAACTCGCACAAATCATATAATGTGGACAATGGGGACAGACTTCAAGTATCAATATGCAAATTCATGGTTCCGGCAGATGGACAAACTTATTCATTATGTCAATCTA GATGGGCGTGTCAACGCCTTGTACTCGACTCCATCGATTTACACTGATGCAAAGCATGCAGCAAGTGAGTCATGGCCACTCAAAACCGACGACTACTTCCC ATATGCAGACCGTATCAATGCCTACTGGACAGGATATTTTACAAGTAGAGCAGGCTTAAAAGGCTATGTTAGGATGATGAGCAGTTACTATTTG GCAGCAAGGCAATTGGAATTCTTTAAAGGGAGGAATGAATCAGGGCCGACTACAGACTCTTTGGCTGATGCTTTGGCGATTGTTCAGCATCATGATGCAGTTACTGGTACAGAGAAGCAGCATGTGTCTGATGATTATGCAAAACGGCTGTCCATAGGATACAAGGAG GCTGAGGAAGTAGTTGCAGCTTCAATCTCTTGCATCACAGGGTCAGATTGTGGAAGTTCAATAACGAAGTTTGAACAG TGCCCACTTCTGAATATAAGTTACTGTCCTCCATCAGAAATTGATCTGTCCCAAGGGAAAAACCTG GTTGTTGTCGTCTACAATTCTCTGGGATGGAAAAGAGAGGATGTAGTAAGAATTCCT GTTCTCAGTGAGAATGTTGTTGTTCGGGATTCCAGTGGAAAAGAAATTGAGTCACAGATTCTACCTTTAGCTAATGCCTATGTGGGCATAAGAAACTATTATGTTATGGCACATTTGGGTAAAATTCCAGCTGTGACTCCTCAGTATTGGCTTGCATTTTCAGCATCTGTACCGCCTCTTGGTCTCAGCACTTACTTCATCTCAAAAGCCAATCGAAAAG CTTCCCCCTCAATGCAAACATTGTTCAAGGCAACCGGGTCTGCAAATGATACAATAGCAGTTGGGCCAGGAAATCTGAAACTTATTTATTCTAAGAATGAAGGAAAACTTATTGGCTACATTAACACCAGAAGCAGG atCAATGCATCTATGGAACAATCATATAGGTATTATACTGGAAATGATGGAAGTGCAGACAAAAAAGTAATTCCTCAG GCCTCTGGAGCTTATGTCTTTCGGCCAAATGGTTCATACCCCATTAAATCTGAAGAACAG GGTGCTTTTACTGTTTTGCGTGGACCGGTATTGGATGAAGTACATCAAAGAATCAATTCATGGATATCTCAG ATCACCAGAGTATACAAGGGAAAAGAGCATGCTGAAGTTGAGTTTACA ATCGGGCCGATACCTATTGATGATGGGCAGGGCAAAGAAGTTGTAACTGATATCACAACCACCATGAAGAGCAACAAAACATTTTATACAGATTCCAGCGGGCGGGATTTCATTGAGAGG ATTCGAGATTATAGAAAGGACTGGCACCTGGAAGTGAACCAACCTGTGGCAGGAAATTACTACCCA CTTAATCTTGGGATTTTTATGAAAGACGACAGCACAGAGCTCTCAATGTTGGTTGACCGAGCTGTGGGAGGATCCAGCATTGTGGATGGCCAACTGGAGCTCATGCTCCACCG GAGGTTGGTTCATGATGACTCTAGAGGTGTTGCAGAGGCACTAAACGAAACTGTTTGTGCATTTGATAAATGCACAGGATTGACT GTCCAAGGAAAGTTTTTCCTAAGAATTGATCCATTGGGAGAGGGTGCTAAATGGCGTCGGTCATTTGGGCAGGAGATATACTCTCCTTTCCTCTTAGCCTTCACTGAGCAG GATGGAAAGGAATGGACAAGCCCACGTGTGTCCACCTTCTCAGGGTTGGATCCCTCCTACAGTTTACCTGATAATGTTGCAATGATAACCCTTCAGGAGCTGGAAGATGGGAAAGTTCTGCTTCGTTTGGCTCACCTCTACGAG GTTGGTGAGGACAAGGATCTCTCAGTTATGGCTAGTGTGGAACTGAAAAAACTCTTCCCAAATAAGAAG ATAAGTAGTGCAGAGGAGATGTCCCTATCTGCCAATCAAGGAAGAGCCGAGATGGAGAAGAAAAGACTGGTGTGGAAAGCAGAAGGCTCTCCCCAAGGAGCCAAGGCGGCAAGGGGAGGAGCTGTTGATCCAGCAGGGCTGGTGGTGGAACTCGGCCCTATGGAAATTCGTACCTTTGTTATCAGCTTCCTTTAA
- the LOC117904922 gene encoding magnesium protoporphyrin IX methyltransferase, chloroplastic yields MALSPTFSPPVCFKKNTIFSPNTPKFHKPTTKTPTQTLSAIPPISTAADLSAVAVPFDGTTLAVIGGGSVAALAAVLSLTDPERRRQLQAEEVGGGDKEVVKEYFNNSGFQRWKKIYGETDDVNKVQLDIRLGHSKTVENVMKMLTDERSLEGVTVCDAGCGTGCLSIPLAKQGAIVTASDISAAMVAEAEKQAREELLSGKDDGLPAPVMPKFEVKDLESLDGKYHTVVCLDVLIHYPQSKADGMIAHLASLAEKRLILSFAPKTFYYDLLKRVGELFPGPSKATRAYLHAEADVERALQKVGWRIRKRGLITTQFYFAKLVEAVPA; encoded by the exons ATGGCGCTGTCTCCGACTTTCTCACCCCCTGTTTGTTTCAAGAAAAACACTATATTCTCTCCAAACACCCCCAAATTCCACAAACCCACTACCAAAACCCCAACCCAAACCCTCTCCGCCATTCCCCCAATCTCCACCGCGGCCGACCTCTCCGCTGTGGCCGTGCCATTTGATGGAACCACTCTTGCAGTCATCGGAGGCGGCTCGGTGGCCGCCCTCGCCGCGGTTCTGTCGCTCACTGACCCGGAGAGGCGGCGGCAGCTGCAGGCGGAGGAGGTGGGAGGCGGGGACAAGGAGGTTGTGAAGGAGTATTTCAACAACTCGGGGTTTCAGAGGTGGAAGAAGATCTATGGAGAAACCGACGATGTGAACAAGGTTCAGCTGGATATTCGGCTAGGCCACTCCAAGACTGTGGAGAATGTGATGAAGATGTTGACAGACGAAAGGTCGCTCGAAGGGGTTACTGTATGTGACGCTGGGTGTGGCACGGGCTGTCTCTCTATTCCTTTGGCCAAACAGGGTGCCATTGTGACGGCCAGTGATATCTCTGCTGCCATGGTTGCTGAAGCTGAGAAACAG GCTAGGGAAGAGCTTCTTAGTGGGAAGGATGATGGCCTGCCAGCACCAGTGATGCCAAAATTTGAAGTGAAGGATTTAGAAAGTTTGGATGGGAAATACCACACAGTTGTTTGCCTGGATGTTTTGATTCATTACCCACAGAGTAAGGCTGATGGGATGATCGCACACCTTGCTTCCTTGGCTGAGAAGCGGCTAATTCTAAGCTTTGCACCCAAGACATTCTATTATGATCTGTTGAAGAGGGTAGGCGAGTTGTTCCCAGGGCCTTCAAAGGCAACGAGGGCTTATCTCCATGCTGAGGCAGACGTGGAGAGGGCGTTGCAGAAGGTGGGTTGGAGGATAAGGAAGAGAGGCCTAATCACTACACAGTTTTACTTTGCAAAGCTAGTTGAGGCTGTCCCTGCTTAG
- the LOC117904921 gene encoding trihelix transcription factor ASR3-like has translation MAPEHSDVHENAVGVGVGVSNGIDGGDDKNKVARHPRWTRQETFVLIQGKKIAENRVRRGRRSSSAFGSDQVEPKWDSVSSYCRRHGVNRGPVQCRKRWSNLVGDFKKIKTWESEVREDAESFWVLRNDLRRERKLPGFFDREVYDVLDGRAFSATAFPLALVSAMPDVKSSDGMEPVAVAVEAEEEEGEEEEEEEEAVFDSGRQAAAEDGLFSDSEQLGQEEASGSLEKETTAATESPTQTTPIPLPISERKFQKFYQGCTSQGKQKGKQHCSDAWTGSMSEERWKRRRVSVDGCAETNMEEQLIKVLERNSKRLNAQLEAQNVNSQLDRDQRKDHANSLVAALSKLTDAIVRIADKL, from the exons ATGGCGCCGGAGCATAGCGACGTGCATGAGAATGctgtgggggtgggggtgggggtgtcCAATGGGATTGATGGAGGTGATGATAAGAATAAAGTAGCCAGGCATCCTCGGTGGACCAGACAGGAAACGTTTGTCCTCATTCAAGGGAAGAAGATTGCAGAGAATCGGGTTAGGAGGGGGAGGAGATCCTCTTCTGCTTTTGGGTCCGACCAGGTGGAACCCAAGTGGGATTCAGTCTCATCTTATTGCAGAAGGCATGGTGTCAACAGGGGTCCTGTCCAGTGCCGGAAGAGGTGGAGCAATCTCGTTGGGGACTTCAAGAAGATCAAAACATGGGAGTCTGAGGTCAGGGAGGATGCTGAATCGTTCTGGGTGTTGAGGAATGATTTGAGGAGGGAGAGGAAGTTGCCGGGCTTCTTTGATAGGGAGGTTTACGATGTCTTGGATGGAAGGGCGTTTAGTGCAACAGCCTTCCCGCTGGCGCTGGTCTCTGCAATGCCAGATGTGAAGAGCAGCGATGGAATGGAGCCTGTGGCAGTGGCTGTGGAGgcagaggaggaggagggggaggaggaagaggaggaggaggaagcaGTTTTCGACAGCGGTAGACAGGCTGCAGCAGAAGACGGTCTGTTTTCGGATTCTGAACAGTTGGGGCAGGAGGAAGCCAGTGGGAGTTTGGAGAAGGAAACCACTGCTGCTACAGAGAGTCCTACACAGACAACCCCTATACCATTGCCTATTTCAG AGAGGAAGTTTCAAAAGTTCTATCAGGGATGCACCTCTCAAG GAAAACAGAAAGGAAAACAACACTGCTCAGATGCTTGGACAGGATCTATGTCTGAGGAGAGGTGGAAGCGAAGGCGGGTTTCGGTGGACGGGTGTGCGGAAACTAACATGGAAGAGCAACTGATCAAAGTTCTGGAAAGAAATAGTAAAAGGCTCAATGCACAACTTGAAGCTCAGAATGTAAACTCTCAACTGGATAGGGATCAGAGGAAGGATCATGCCAACAGTTTAGTTGCTGCTCTAAGTAAGCTCACAGATGCTATAGTAAGAATTGCTGATAAATTATAG
- the LOC117904328 gene encoding protein MHF1 homolog isoform X2, producing MEEARSELEREEDEEATELLRDRFRLSTISIVEAQAKKSDMEISEPIVACISDLAFKYTEQLAKDLELFSQHAGRKTVNMEDVILSGKAAMWLRLFWVLTLACERIDLDTKKLGC from the exons ATGGAAGAAGCGAGAAGCGAATTGGAgagagaagaagatgaagaggcTACCGAGCTCCTAAGGGACCGATTCCGACTCTCCACCATCTCAATTGTGGAAGCTCAAG CGAAGAAAAGCGATATGGAAATCTCGGAGCCGATTGTGGCCTGCATTTCCGATTTGGCCTTCAAATATACAG AACAGTTGGCAAAGGACCTTGAGTTATTTTCTCAGCATGCGGGTCGTAAGACTGTCAACATGGAAGATGTCATCCTCTCTG GTAAAGCTGCTATGTGGTTGAGGTTGTTCTGGGTTCTGACACTGGCATGTGAGAGAATTGATTTGGATACTAAAAAGTTGGGTTGTTAA
- the LOC117904328 gene encoding protein MHF1 homolog isoform X1, which translates to MEEARSELEREEDEEATELLRDRFRLSTISIVEAQAKKSDMEISEPIVACISDLAFKYTEQLAKDLELFSQHAGRKTVNMEDVILSAHRNKHLASSLRSFCNDLKAKEIPSERKRKKASRKEDKASTSVVHIPDL; encoded by the exons ATGGAAGAAGCGAGAAGCGAATTGGAgagagaagaagatgaagaggcTACCGAGCTCCTAAGGGACCGATTCCGACTCTCCACCATCTCAATTGTGGAAGCTCAAG CGAAGAAAAGCGATATGGAAATCTCGGAGCCGATTGTGGCCTGCATTTCCGATTTGGCCTTCAAATATACAG AACAGTTGGCAAAGGACCTTGAGTTATTTTCTCAGCATGCGGGTCGTAAGACTGTCAACATGGAAGATGTCATCCTCTCTG CACATAGAAACAAACATTTAGCCTCCTCCTTGAGGTCCTTCTGCAATGATCTCAAAGCAAAAGAAATCCCATCTGAGAGGAAGCGGAAGAAAGCATCAAGAAAGGAGGACAAAGCTTCCACCAGCGTGGTGCATATTCCAGATCTCTAA
- the LOC117904328 gene encoding protein MHF1 homolog isoform X3 encodes MEEARSELEREEDEEATELLRDRFRLSTISIVEAQAKKSDMEISEPIVACISDLAFKYTAHRNKHLASSLRSFCNDLKAKEIPSERKRKKASRKEDKASTSVVHIPDL; translated from the exons ATGGAAGAAGCGAGAAGCGAATTGGAgagagaagaagatgaagaggcTACCGAGCTCCTAAGGGACCGATTCCGACTCTCCACCATCTCAATTGTGGAAGCTCAAG CGAAGAAAAGCGATATGGAAATCTCGGAGCCGATTGTGGCCTGCATTTCCGATTTGGCCTTCAAATATACAG CACATAGAAACAAACATTTAGCCTCCTCCTTGAGGTCCTTCTGCAATGATCTCAAAGCAAAAGAAATCCCATCTGAGAGGAAGCGGAAGAAAGCATCAAGAAAGGAGGACAAAGCTTCCACCAGCGTGGTGCATATTCCAGATCTCTAA